From the Halobacterium zhouii genome, the window GGGCGTCACCCGTCGGCTGGTACGCCGACCTCGCGCTCCTCCCGGTCTCCTCGGCCGCGAGCGCGCTCCAGGCCGCCGGCGTGCTCGTCGGTTCGGTCGCCGTCTCCGCACTCGGCGTGCTCGCGAGCGTCCGACTCTCCGAACGACGGTGGTACGCCGACGCCGTCGACACGGACGAACGCCACACCGACTCCGTCGCGGGCGGCCGCCTCGACTCTCTGCTCGGCCGCCGGACCGCGTGGGTCGCGCGCAAGAGCTGGCTGCGCGCCCGCCGCGCCCCCATCAAACTCATCTACGTCGCGTACCCCGCGTTCGTGCTCATCACACCGATTCAGGCGAGCGTCCAGGCCGGCCACGTCACCACCACGCTCGCCACGAGCGTGGCGCTGTACGGCGCGTGGATGACCGGCGCGGCGTTCACGCTCAACCCGCTCGGCGACGAGGGCGCGGTGCTCCCCGTCACCGTCACCACTGGAATCACCGGCCGTCAGTTCGTCGGCGGACTCGTCACCGCGAGCGCCCTCCTCGGCACCCCCGTCACGGTCGTCGTCGCCGGCGCGCTCGCCGTTCTCAGCCCGCTCGAACCGGTCGCGCTCGCGTGCACCGTCGCCGCCGCCGCCGTCCTCCCTCCGCTCGCCAGCGCTGTCGCCGTCGGCATCGGCGCTTCGTTCCCGAAGTACGAGGCCACAACCATGGGACGGAGCCGGGAGGTCGTCGTTCCGTCCACGTGGGCGTTCGTCATCTACACCATCGTCTTCCTCGTCACCGCCGGCGTCGCGACCGGCGCGCAGGAACCCGCGGTCGCAGGCTTGCTCACTGACGTCGCCGGCGTCGGCACCGCCGTCGTGCACGTCGCCGGCTTCCTCGTTGGCGTCACGCTCGCGGGCATCGCCGCCGCCGTCGCGGTGAGCACCGCTGTCCAGGCGTTCGACGAGTACACGAGTGACGGCAATGTGTGACCCAGGCAGTAGTTGCTAGCGTGAGTTCGTTGTTCAGGTGGAGCACTGGTCAGTGTGTTCCAGAGAAGTCGTCGAAACCCCGGGTGGCGGTTACTGCTGGGTCGCCACGGAGTTGATTCCGCTCTGGACCCAGTACCAGGAGATGATTCCGAAGAAGAGGAACAACAGGAAGACGGGCATCGCGTCTTTGTCCGTCGCAGGCTCTGCGGCTTCGGATATCTGCCAGAACGCGATGATGTTCGCCAGGGGGATGATGGCCAGAATGGGCGTCAGATTCTGGTCCGTTCCCCGATCGAGCTTCTTCGCTGTCTTGTACGTCCAGTACAGCGGGTACAGGCCCAGCGTGAGAACTGTGAGCACAACCTGTAGGAGAAGTGAACTCTCCGAGAACGCTGATGGGTCCGTAATTTGTGGTGTTTCAGACATACAGACTGACGTGAATCTCTCCCCGTATATAATTATCTCATAGGAAATGTAAACGGTAGTGAACGGAAATTCGTTCGCGGCGGTGGACAAAGAAACTGCGGCCGGAACTGCTGTAGAAGAACCGCCTCGGCGTCAGGAGTGCGCCGAAGACGCGTCTTCGGCCTCGTGC encodes:
- a CDS encoding DUF4234 domain-containing protein, whose translation is MSETPQITDPSAFSESSLLLQVVLTVLTLGLYPLYWTYKTAKKLDRGTDQNLTPILAIIPLANIIAFWQISEAAEPATDKDAMPVFLLFLFFGIISWYWVQSGINSVATQQ